A DNA window from Pungitius pungitius chromosome 1, fPunPun2.1, whole genome shotgun sequence contains the following coding sequences:
- the kdm5bb gene encoding lysine-specific demethylase 5B-B isoform X1, whose amino-acid sequence MSQPRQDEFKPPPECPVFEPSLEEFRDPFAFINKIRPIAEKTGICKVRPPPGWQPPFACDVDKLHFVPRIQRLNELEAQTRVKLNFLDQIAKFWDLQGCALKIPHVERKILDLYKLNKLVADEGGFDIVCQERLWTKIALQMGFTPGKAVGSHLRGHYEKVLYPYNLFQSGANLLAPEPASKQMCLEADPDPELEKCVPRPIPPAEGTDSMDAKDAKLQDPAQRTDSGPTARRAKRMKCEAVCVKAEPGEAGDNKPNLRRRMGSFVAKQEPEKEIPIPVKQEPVESKEPMLEADKTKSRYKKFIPPVLPSPVDLVVCLVCGSGGDEERLLLCDGCDDSYHTFCLIPPLPDIPKGDWRCPKCLAQECNKPHEAFGFEQAYRDYSLRAFGQMADAFKSDYFNMPVHMVPTELVEKEFWRLVGAIEEDVTVEYGADIASKDFGSGFPIPNGKFKVSPADEKYLKCGWNLNNLAMMNPSVLTHVTADICGMTLPWLYVGMCFSSFCWHIEDHWSYSINYLHWGEPKTWYGAPGFAAEQLEEVMRKLAPELFESQPDLLHQLVTIMNPNTLMAHGVPIYRTNQCAGEFVITFPRAYHSGFNQGFNFAEAVNFCTVDWMPLGRQCVDHYRMLGRYNVFSHDEMVCNMASKASTLDVVLASAVHKDMVVMLQEEEKQREHVKEMGMVRTTEAKYDHLQDDERQCARCRTTCYLSAVTCSCSPGVLVCLHHVNELCSCPISNYTLNLRYTLDELFPMMTAVKQRAELYDEWASLVKETLEAKLEKKKGLPVFRSLLAESESKLFPDNDLLRRLRMVTQDGEKCSSVAQQLLNGKRQTRHRFGSGKSCSQLSVEELSSFVRQLYNLSCSLPQAPMLKELLNRIEDFQQHSEKVLGDEAPAVAEIQSLLDVSFDFDVELPELPRLRVRLEQARWLEGAQQASSEPSTLTLEAMRKLIDQGVGLEAHPSVEKAMARLQELLTVSEHWEDKASSLLKARPPHSIETLSAAAEKAAGIPAYLSNCRLLRDTVRRAREWLQEAEELQVGDCTLMMDSLSDMVLRGQAVPVHFEPLERLESLMGEVQEWRESAATTFLQRDSTLSLLEVLCPRCEVGNVGSPKRKAKKGKESPKSNKKKTPRLNTLSDVEKALSETRDSTCAMATLEELRVREMEAFSHLRAENESKLLPTADCMDLKVCVCQKAPMGAMLQCELCRNAFHSICVREPSDSCETPPWLCPLCQRSEKPPLHKAVSLLASLRRIGVRLPEGDALHYLVERTVNWQQRAQEIKQYFNLPEVEERPGTPPTLTRWASGSHEAHDNTQAPCLTPEWNRTSHNQTVFYTEQRCIPLQGLSHDLEELMVEGLLLQVCLPEVQSLFHVLLDRASSQHSSRCLSPPQSEAADCEEHMPFNSGKNLPLNQDGVDGGREAMVGPENKAKRHLDREGVNAEHRVKDKKHSHKRQKMNKKRPASTSSSPRSDFSQSDESDEEMAVCPAERCQLPEGDEVDWVQCDGSCNQWFHQVCVGVTAEMAEKEDYICIRCTLHDGHMRK is encoded by the exons gGCTGGCAACCTCCGTTTGCTTGTGATGTTGACAAACTGCACTTTGTACCTCGGATTCAGAGGCTAAATGAACTGGAG GCACAGACCAGAGTCAAGCTCAATTTCCTGGATCAGATTGCCAAATTCTGGGATTTGCAGGGATGTGCCCTGAAGATTCCTCATGTGGAGAGAAAGATTTTGGATTTATATAAGCTAAATAAG CTGGTAGCCGATGAGGGTGGATTTGACATTGTCTGCCAGGAAAGGCTGTGGACCAAGATCGCGCTACAAATGGGTTTCACCCCGGGCAAAGCTGTCGGCTCGCACCTGCGAGGGCATTATGAGAAAGTACTCTACCCTTACAACCTGTTTCAGAGTGGAGCGAACCTGCTG GCACCAGAGCCAGCTTCCAAACAGATGTGTTTGGAGGCTGATCCTGATCCTGAACTTGAAAAG TGTGTCCCGAGGCCTATCCCGCCAGCGGAGGGCACAGACAGCATGGACGCCAAGGACGCCAAGCTGCAGGACCCGGCTCAGAGGACCGACTCGGGCCCCACTGCGCGCAGAGCGAAGCGCATGAAGTGCGAG GCCGTCTGTGTGAAGGCTGAACCGGGCGAGGCCGGAGACAACAAGCCCAACCTGAGGCGCAGGATGGGTTCCTTTGTCGCCAAGCAAGAACCAG AAAAAGAAATTCCGATTCCAGTGAAACAAGAGCCAGTTGAAAGTAAAGAACCGATGCTTGAAGCCGACAAAACCAAGTCACGTTACAAGAAATTCATCCCTCCTGTTCTTCCAAGTCCA gtGGACCTGGTGGTGTGTTTGGTGTGCGGCAGCGGGGGAGATGAAGAACGCCTGTTGCTGTGTGACGGCTGTGACGACAGCTACCACACCTTCTGCCTAATCCCTCCTCTACCGGACATCCCCAAAGGGGACTGGAGATGCCCCAAATGTCTTGCTCAG GAATGCAACAAACCTCACGAGGCATTCGGCTTTGAACAGGCATACAGGGACTACTCGCTGCGTGCATTTGGACAAATGGCTGATGCGTTCAAATCTGATTACTTCAACATGCCAGTTCAT ATGGTACCCACAGagctggtggagaaggagtTCTGGCGGTTGGTGGGAGCCATCGAGGAGGATGTTACTGTAGAATACGGAGCAGATATTGCCTCCAAGGACTTTGGGAGCGGATTCCCCATTCCTAACGGAAAGTTTAAAGTCTCCCCAGCTGATGAG AAATACCTGAAGTGTGGCTGGAACCTCAACAATCTGGCGATGATGAACCCTTCCGTTCTGACTCATGTGACAGCTGACATCTGTGGGATGACGCTGCCATGGCTTTATGTTGGCAtgtgcttctcctccttctgctggCACATCGAGGATCACTGGAGCTACTCAATCAACTACCTGCACTG GGGGGAACCCAAAACGTGGTACGGAGCTCCTGGCTTTGCTGCAgaacagctggaggaggtgatgaGGAAACTGGCCCCAGAGCTGTTTGAGTCTCAGCCTGACCTCTTGCACCAGCTGGTCACCATCATGAACCCCAACACTCTGATGGCCCACGGAGTCCCA ATTTACAGAACAAACCAGTGTGCTGGTGAGTTTGTCATCACGTTTCCCAGAGCCTACCACAGCGGCTTCAATCAGGGCTTCAACTTTGCTGAGGCGGTCAACTTCTGCACTGTGGACTGG ATGCCTCTTGGCAGGCAGTGTGTGGACCACTATCGCATGCTGGGCCGCTACAATGTGTTCTCCCACGATGAGATGGTATGCAACATGGCCTCGAAGGCGAGCACCCTCGATGTCGTCCTGGCATCCGCTGTCCACAAAGACATGGTCGTCATGCTCcaagaagaggagaaacaaagagagCATGTGAAGGAAATG GGGATGGTGCGCACCACGGAGGCAAAGTACGATCACCTCCAGGACGACGAGCGGCAGTGCGCCAGGTGCAGGACCACCTGCTACCTGTCTGCTGTCACCTGTTCCTGCAGCCCAGGTGTACTGGTCTGTCTGCACCACGTCAACGAACTCTGCTCGTGCCCCATCAGCAATTACACACTCAA TCTCAGGTACACACTGGACGAGCTGTTCCCCATGATGACAGCAGTGAAGCAGCGAGCCGAACTGTATGATGAATGGGCCTCCCTTGTGAAAGAGACTCTTGAGGCTAAactagagaagaagaaag GTCTCCCCGTCTTTCGCTCCCTTCTTGCTGAGTCGGAGTCCAAGCTGTTCCCCGACAACGACCTGCTGCGTCGGCTGCGTATGGTCACACAAGACGGAGAGAAGTGCTCCTCCGTGGCACAGCAGCTGTTGAATGGCAAGAGACAGACCAG GCATCGGTTTGGAAGTGGGAAGTCCTGCAGCCAGCTGAGTGTGGAGGAGCTAAGTTCATTTGTGAGGCAGCTGTATAATCTTTCCTGCAGTCTCCCTCAAGCTCCCATGCTGAAG GAACTCCTGAATCGCATCGAAGACTTCCAGCAGCACAGCGAGAAGGTCCTGGGGGACGAAGCTCCCGCCGTCGCCGAGATCCAGAGCCTGTTGGACGTCAGCTTCGACTTTGACGTGGAGTTGCCCGAGCTGCCCCGCCTGAGGGTGAGGCTGGAGCAGGCGCGATGGTTGGAGGGGGCGCAGCAGGCCAGCTCGGAGCCTTCCACGCTGACCCTGGAGGCCATGAGGAAGCTCATCGACCAGGGGGTCGGCCTGGAAGCTCATCCATCCGTGGAGAAAGCCATGGCGCggctgcaggagctgctcaCTGTGTCCGAGCACTGGGAGGACAAGGCGAGCAGTCTCCTCAAAGCCAG ACCACCACACTCCATAGAGACTCTTAGTGCTGCAGCGGAGAAGGCGGCTGGCATCCCCGCTTACCTTTCAAACTGTCGCCTCCTAAGAGACACTGTCAGAAGAGCCAGGGAGTGGCTTCAAGAAGCTGAGGAGCTTCAG gtggGTGATTGCACACTGATGATGGACAGCCTCTCTGACATGGTGCTACGAGGACAAGCCGTTCCAGTCCACTTCGAGCCTTTAGAGCGACTCGAGTCTTTAATGGGAGAAGTGCAAGAATGGAGAGAATCTGCAGCTACAACTTTCCTTCAGAGAGACTCAACCCTTTCCTTACTAGAG GTTCTATGTCCAAGATGTGAAGTTGGCAATGTGGGTTCCCCAAAGAGGAAAGCcaagaaaggaaaagaatcgccaaaaagtaacaaaaagaaaacgccACGGCTAAACACTCTCAGTGACGTGGAAAAAGCTCTTTCAGAGACCAGAGACTCCACCTGTGCA ATGGCGACTCTGGAGGAGCTCCGGGTGAGAGAGATGGAGGCTTTCTCCCATCTCAGGGCGGAGAATGAGTCCAAGCTCCTTCCTACAGCAGACTGCATGGACCTgaaggtgtgcgtgtgtcagaAGGCGCCCATGGGTGCAATGTTACAGTGTGAACTCTGCAGAAATGCTTTCCACAGCATTTGTGTCCGAGAGCCGTCGGACTCTTGCGAAACGCCACCGTGGCTTTGTCCGCTGTGCCAGCGGTCAGAAAAGCCCCCCCTGCACAAAGCCGTGTCTCTGCTGGCCTCGCTGCGGCGCATCGGGGTGCGCCTGCCGGAGGGCGACGCGCTGCACTACCTGGTCGAGAGGACTGTGAACTGGCAGCAGCGAGCACAGGAGATCAAACAGTATTTTAACCTACCAGAAGTGGAAGAGAGACCCGGGACTCCTCCCACTTTAACCCGCTGGGCATCGGGCAGCCACGAAGCTCACGACAACACTCAG GCTCCGTGTTTGACTCCGGAGTGGAATAGGACAAGCCATAACCAGACCGTCTTCTACACGGAGCAGAGGTGCATCCCGCTGCAGG GCCTGAGTCATGatctggaggagctgatggtGGAGGGGCTCCTGCTGCAGGTGTGTCTGCCAGAGGTGCAGAGCCTCTTCCACGTTTTATTGGACAGAGCCAGCAGTCAGCACAGCAGCCGGTGCCTGTCGCCACCACAGAGCGAAGCCGCAGACTGTGAGGAACACATGCCGTTTAACTCTGGAAAGAATCTGCCACTCAACCAG GATGGCGTcgatggagggagggaagctATGGTTGGCCCCGAAAATAAAGCCAAGCGGCATCTGGACAGGGAAGGAGTGAATGCAGAGCACCGAGTGAAGGATAAAAAGCACTCCCATAAAAGACAgaagatgaataaaaagagGCCGGCCTCGACCTCGTCCTCTCCGCGCTCTGATTTCTCCCAGTCCGATGAGTCCGATGAGGAGATGGCCGTGTGTCCCGCTGAGAGGTGTCAGCTGCCGGAGGGAGATGAG GTGGACTGGGTCCAGTGTGACGGCAGCTGTAACCAGTGGTTCCACCAAGTCTGCGTGGGCGTTACGGCAGAGATGGCTGAGAAGGAGGACTACATTTGTATCAGGTGTACACTGCATGATGGACACATGCGAAAATAA
- the kdm5bb gene encoding lysine-specific demethylase 5B-B isoform X2 has translation MSQPRQDEFKPPPECPVFEPSLEEFRDPFAFINKIRPIAEKTGICKVRPPPGWQPPFACDVDKLHFVPRIQRLNELEAQTRVKLNFLDQIAKFWDLQGCALKIPHVERKILDLYKLNKLVADEGGFDIVCQERLWTKIALQMGFTPGKAVGSHLRGHYEKVLYPYNLFQSGANLLCVPRPIPPAEGTDSMDAKDAKLQDPAQRTDSGPTARRAKRMKCEAVCVKAEPGEAGDNKPNLRRRMGSFVAKQEPEKEIPIPVKQEPVESKEPMLEADKTKSRYKKFIPPVLPSPVDLVVCLVCGSGGDEERLLLCDGCDDSYHTFCLIPPLPDIPKGDWRCPKCLAQECNKPHEAFGFEQAYRDYSLRAFGQMADAFKSDYFNMPVHMVPTELVEKEFWRLVGAIEEDVTVEYGADIASKDFGSGFPIPNGKFKVSPADEKYLKCGWNLNNLAMMNPSVLTHVTADICGMTLPWLYVGMCFSSFCWHIEDHWSYSINYLHWGEPKTWYGAPGFAAEQLEEVMRKLAPELFESQPDLLHQLVTIMNPNTLMAHGVPIYRTNQCAGEFVITFPRAYHSGFNQGFNFAEAVNFCTVDWMPLGRQCVDHYRMLGRYNVFSHDEMVCNMASKASTLDVVLASAVHKDMVVMLQEEEKQREHVKEMGMVRTTEAKYDHLQDDERQCARCRTTCYLSAVTCSCSPGVLVCLHHVNELCSCPISNYTLNLRYTLDELFPMMTAVKQRAELYDEWASLVKETLEAKLEKKKGLPVFRSLLAESESKLFPDNDLLRRLRMVTQDGEKCSSVAQQLLNGKRQTRHRFGSGKSCSQLSVEELSSFVRQLYNLSCSLPQAPMLKELLNRIEDFQQHSEKVLGDEAPAVAEIQSLLDVSFDFDVELPELPRLRVRLEQARWLEGAQQASSEPSTLTLEAMRKLIDQGVGLEAHPSVEKAMARLQELLTVSEHWEDKASSLLKARPPHSIETLSAAAEKAAGIPAYLSNCRLLRDTVRRAREWLQEAEELQVGDCTLMMDSLSDMVLRGQAVPVHFEPLERLESLMGEVQEWRESAATTFLQRDSTLSLLEVLCPRCEVGNVGSPKRKAKKGKESPKSNKKKTPRLNTLSDVEKALSETRDSTCAMATLEELRVREMEAFSHLRAENESKLLPTADCMDLKVCVCQKAPMGAMLQCELCRNAFHSICVREPSDSCETPPWLCPLCQRSEKPPLHKAVSLLASLRRIGVRLPEGDALHYLVERTVNWQQRAQEIKQYFNLPEVEERPGTPPTLTRWASGSHEAHDNTQAPCLTPEWNRTSHNQTVFYTEQRCIPLQGLSHDLEELMVEGLLLQVCLPEVQSLFHVLLDRASSQHSSRCLSPPQSEAADCEEHMPFNSGKNLPLNQDGVDGGREAMVGPENKAKRHLDREGVNAEHRVKDKKHSHKRQKMNKKRPASTSSSPRSDFSQSDESDEEMAVCPAERCQLPEGDEVDWVQCDGSCNQWFHQVCVGVTAEMAEKEDYICIRCTLHDGHMRK, from the exons gGCTGGCAACCTCCGTTTGCTTGTGATGTTGACAAACTGCACTTTGTACCTCGGATTCAGAGGCTAAATGAACTGGAG GCACAGACCAGAGTCAAGCTCAATTTCCTGGATCAGATTGCCAAATTCTGGGATTTGCAGGGATGTGCCCTGAAGATTCCTCATGTGGAGAGAAAGATTTTGGATTTATATAAGCTAAATAAG CTGGTAGCCGATGAGGGTGGATTTGACATTGTCTGCCAGGAAAGGCTGTGGACCAAGATCGCGCTACAAATGGGTTTCACCCCGGGCAAAGCTGTCGGCTCGCACCTGCGAGGGCATTATGAGAAAGTACTCTACCCTTACAACCTGTTTCAGAGTGGAGCGAACCTGCTG TGTGTCCCGAGGCCTATCCCGCCAGCGGAGGGCACAGACAGCATGGACGCCAAGGACGCCAAGCTGCAGGACCCGGCTCAGAGGACCGACTCGGGCCCCACTGCGCGCAGAGCGAAGCGCATGAAGTGCGAG GCCGTCTGTGTGAAGGCTGAACCGGGCGAGGCCGGAGACAACAAGCCCAACCTGAGGCGCAGGATGGGTTCCTTTGTCGCCAAGCAAGAACCAG AAAAAGAAATTCCGATTCCAGTGAAACAAGAGCCAGTTGAAAGTAAAGAACCGATGCTTGAAGCCGACAAAACCAAGTCACGTTACAAGAAATTCATCCCTCCTGTTCTTCCAAGTCCA gtGGACCTGGTGGTGTGTTTGGTGTGCGGCAGCGGGGGAGATGAAGAACGCCTGTTGCTGTGTGACGGCTGTGACGACAGCTACCACACCTTCTGCCTAATCCCTCCTCTACCGGACATCCCCAAAGGGGACTGGAGATGCCCCAAATGTCTTGCTCAG GAATGCAACAAACCTCACGAGGCATTCGGCTTTGAACAGGCATACAGGGACTACTCGCTGCGTGCATTTGGACAAATGGCTGATGCGTTCAAATCTGATTACTTCAACATGCCAGTTCAT ATGGTACCCACAGagctggtggagaaggagtTCTGGCGGTTGGTGGGAGCCATCGAGGAGGATGTTACTGTAGAATACGGAGCAGATATTGCCTCCAAGGACTTTGGGAGCGGATTCCCCATTCCTAACGGAAAGTTTAAAGTCTCCCCAGCTGATGAG AAATACCTGAAGTGTGGCTGGAACCTCAACAATCTGGCGATGATGAACCCTTCCGTTCTGACTCATGTGACAGCTGACATCTGTGGGATGACGCTGCCATGGCTTTATGTTGGCAtgtgcttctcctccttctgctggCACATCGAGGATCACTGGAGCTACTCAATCAACTACCTGCACTG GGGGGAACCCAAAACGTGGTACGGAGCTCCTGGCTTTGCTGCAgaacagctggaggaggtgatgaGGAAACTGGCCCCAGAGCTGTTTGAGTCTCAGCCTGACCTCTTGCACCAGCTGGTCACCATCATGAACCCCAACACTCTGATGGCCCACGGAGTCCCA ATTTACAGAACAAACCAGTGTGCTGGTGAGTTTGTCATCACGTTTCCCAGAGCCTACCACAGCGGCTTCAATCAGGGCTTCAACTTTGCTGAGGCGGTCAACTTCTGCACTGTGGACTGG ATGCCTCTTGGCAGGCAGTGTGTGGACCACTATCGCATGCTGGGCCGCTACAATGTGTTCTCCCACGATGAGATGGTATGCAACATGGCCTCGAAGGCGAGCACCCTCGATGTCGTCCTGGCATCCGCTGTCCACAAAGACATGGTCGTCATGCTCcaagaagaggagaaacaaagagagCATGTGAAGGAAATG GGGATGGTGCGCACCACGGAGGCAAAGTACGATCACCTCCAGGACGACGAGCGGCAGTGCGCCAGGTGCAGGACCACCTGCTACCTGTCTGCTGTCACCTGTTCCTGCAGCCCAGGTGTACTGGTCTGTCTGCACCACGTCAACGAACTCTGCTCGTGCCCCATCAGCAATTACACACTCAA TCTCAGGTACACACTGGACGAGCTGTTCCCCATGATGACAGCAGTGAAGCAGCGAGCCGAACTGTATGATGAATGGGCCTCCCTTGTGAAAGAGACTCTTGAGGCTAAactagagaagaagaaag GTCTCCCCGTCTTTCGCTCCCTTCTTGCTGAGTCGGAGTCCAAGCTGTTCCCCGACAACGACCTGCTGCGTCGGCTGCGTATGGTCACACAAGACGGAGAGAAGTGCTCCTCCGTGGCACAGCAGCTGTTGAATGGCAAGAGACAGACCAG GCATCGGTTTGGAAGTGGGAAGTCCTGCAGCCAGCTGAGTGTGGAGGAGCTAAGTTCATTTGTGAGGCAGCTGTATAATCTTTCCTGCAGTCTCCCTCAAGCTCCCATGCTGAAG GAACTCCTGAATCGCATCGAAGACTTCCAGCAGCACAGCGAGAAGGTCCTGGGGGACGAAGCTCCCGCCGTCGCCGAGATCCAGAGCCTGTTGGACGTCAGCTTCGACTTTGACGTGGAGTTGCCCGAGCTGCCCCGCCTGAGGGTGAGGCTGGAGCAGGCGCGATGGTTGGAGGGGGCGCAGCAGGCCAGCTCGGAGCCTTCCACGCTGACCCTGGAGGCCATGAGGAAGCTCATCGACCAGGGGGTCGGCCTGGAAGCTCATCCATCCGTGGAGAAAGCCATGGCGCggctgcaggagctgctcaCTGTGTCCGAGCACTGGGAGGACAAGGCGAGCAGTCTCCTCAAAGCCAG ACCACCACACTCCATAGAGACTCTTAGTGCTGCAGCGGAGAAGGCGGCTGGCATCCCCGCTTACCTTTCAAACTGTCGCCTCCTAAGAGACACTGTCAGAAGAGCCAGGGAGTGGCTTCAAGAAGCTGAGGAGCTTCAG gtggGTGATTGCACACTGATGATGGACAGCCTCTCTGACATGGTGCTACGAGGACAAGCCGTTCCAGTCCACTTCGAGCCTTTAGAGCGACTCGAGTCTTTAATGGGAGAAGTGCAAGAATGGAGAGAATCTGCAGCTACAACTTTCCTTCAGAGAGACTCAACCCTTTCCTTACTAGAG GTTCTATGTCCAAGATGTGAAGTTGGCAATGTGGGTTCCCCAAAGAGGAAAGCcaagaaaggaaaagaatcgccaaaaagtaacaaaaagaaaacgccACGGCTAAACACTCTCAGTGACGTGGAAAAAGCTCTTTCAGAGACCAGAGACTCCACCTGTGCA ATGGCGACTCTGGAGGAGCTCCGGGTGAGAGAGATGGAGGCTTTCTCCCATCTCAGGGCGGAGAATGAGTCCAAGCTCCTTCCTACAGCAGACTGCATGGACCTgaaggtgtgcgtgtgtcagaAGGCGCCCATGGGTGCAATGTTACAGTGTGAACTCTGCAGAAATGCTTTCCACAGCATTTGTGTCCGAGAGCCGTCGGACTCTTGCGAAACGCCACCGTGGCTTTGTCCGCTGTGCCAGCGGTCAGAAAAGCCCCCCCTGCACAAAGCCGTGTCTCTGCTGGCCTCGCTGCGGCGCATCGGGGTGCGCCTGCCGGAGGGCGACGCGCTGCACTACCTGGTCGAGAGGACTGTGAACTGGCAGCAGCGAGCACAGGAGATCAAACAGTATTTTAACCTACCAGAAGTGGAAGAGAGACCCGGGACTCCTCCCACTTTAACCCGCTGGGCATCGGGCAGCCACGAAGCTCACGACAACACTCAG GCTCCGTGTTTGACTCCGGAGTGGAATAGGACAAGCCATAACCAGACCGTCTTCTACACGGAGCAGAGGTGCATCCCGCTGCAGG GCCTGAGTCATGatctggaggagctgatggtGGAGGGGCTCCTGCTGCAGGTGTGTCTGCCAGAGGTGCAGAGCCTCTTCCACGTTTTATTGGACAGAGCCAGCAGTCAGCACAGCAGCCGGTGCCTGTCGCCACCACAGAGCGAAGCCGCAGACTGTGAGGAACACATGCCGTTTAACTCTGGAAAGAATCTGCCACTCAACCAG GATGGCGTcgatggagggagggaagctATGGTTGGCCCCGAAAATAAAGCCAAGCGGCATCTGGACAGGGAAGGAGTGAATGCAGAGCACCGAGTGAAGGATAAAAAGCACTCCCATAAAAGACAgaagatgaataaaaagagGCCGGCCTCGACCTCGTCCTCTCCGCGCTCTGATTTCTCCCAGTCCGATGAGTCCGATGAGGAGATGGCCGTGTGTCCCGCTGAGAGGTGTCAGCTGCCGGAGGGAGATGAG GTGGACTGGGTCCAGTGTGACGGCAGCTGTAACCAGTGGTTCCACCAAGTCTGCGTGGGCGTTACGGCAGAGATGGCTGAGAAGGAGGACTACATTTGTATCAGGTGTACACTGCATGATGGACACATGCGAAAATAA
- the LOC119222818 gene encoding ras-related protein Rap-1b yields MREYKLVVLGSGGVGKSALTVQFVQGIFVEKYDPTIEDSYRKQVEVDGQQCMLEILDTAGTEQFTAMRDLYMKNGQGFALVYSITAQSTFNDLQDLREQILRVKDTEDVPMILVGNKCDLEDERVVGKEQGQNLARQWNNCAFLESSAKSKINVNEIFYDLVRQINRKTPMEKKTKKKSGCTLL; encoded by the exons ATGCGTGAGTACAAGCTCGTGGTGCTGGGATCAGGTGGCGTGGGAAAATCTGCACTG ACAGTCCAATTTGTGCAAGGCATTTTTGTGGAGAAGTACGACCCCACAATCGAAGACTCCTACAGAAAG CAAGTCGAGGTCGACGGGCAGCAATGTATGCTGGAGATCCTCGACACGGCTGGAACA GAGCAGTTCACGGCCATGAGGGACCTGTACATGAAGAATGGCCAAGGCTTCGCTCTGGTGTACTCCATTACAGCGCAGTCGACGTTCAATGACCTTCAGGACCTCCGGGAACAGATCCTGCGAGTAAAGGACACCGAGGAC GTTCCGATGATCCTGGTGGGAAACAAATGTGACTTGGAGGATGAGCGTGTGGTTGGAAAGGAGCAGGGTCAGAACCTGGCCCGTCAGTGGAACAACTGTGCCTTTTTAGAGTCCTCAGCTAAATCAAAGATCAATGTTAATGAG ATTTTCTATGATCTGGTGAGACAGATCAACAGAAAAACGCCGAtggagaagaagacaaaaaagaagTCTGGTTGCACACTGCTCTAA